In one Arachis duranensis cultivar V14167 chromosome 9, aradu.V14167.gnm2.J7QH, whole genome shotgun sequence genomic region, the following are encoded:
- the LOC107463964 gene encoding transcription factor MYBS3: protein MNRRCSGCSKNGHNSRTCPYYSSSASRTTVTTVKLFGVRLSMTHGSGSCSAASPNHNSPFSHYSSDGYVLDSEPSTPAATINCHHPPPSINKGIPWSQEEHRLFLIGLEKLGKGDWRGISRNYVVSRTPTQVASHAQKYFIRLRQSNATPRKRRSSLFDMFKNLASNSPSLKEEQVLLQPSKNSQLSNVEEELNETIMVSNEATPASPLPGFFRPPYPALPFSSWPSSACSFGEATLILDGRPLH from the exons ATGAATCGGAGGTGCTCCGGGTGCAGCAAAAATGGTCACAACTCCAGAACATGCCCTTATTACTCATCCTCTGCGTCTCGCACCACCGTTACTACAGTGAAGCTCTTTGGGGTGCGGCTCTCCATGACCCACGGATCAGGATCATGCTCCGCCGCATCACCCAATCATAACTCTCCTTTCTCACACTACTCCTCTGACGGTTACGTGTTGGATAGTGAGCCATCAACCCCTGCTGCCACCATCAACTGCCaccatcctcctccttccataAACAAAG GCATTCCATGGAGCCAAGAAGAACATCGATTGTTCTTAATTGGATTGGAGAAATTAGGAAAAGGAGACTGGCGTGGAATATCTCGAAATTACGTTGTATCACGAACGCCAACTCAGGTAGCAAGTCATGCTCAGAAATACTTTATCCGGCTGCGGCAGAGCAACGCCACGCCGCGAAAACGACGATCAAGTCTTTTCGACATGTTCAAAAATTTG GCTTCGAATTCGCCTTCACTAAAAGAAGAACAAGTATTACTTCAACCTTCTAAGAACTCACAACTTAGCAATGTGGAAGAAGAGCTCAATGAAACTATAATGGTATCGAATGAAGCCACACCAGCGTCACCGCTTCCCGGATTCTTCCGGCCGCCTTATCCGGCTCTCCCATTTTCCTCATGGCCATCAAGTGCCTGTTCCTTTGGAGAAGCTACCCTAATCTTAGATGGAAGGCCATTGCATTAG
- the LOC107464052 gene encoding RNA-binding NOB1-like protein, protein MEDQPATPPPASSSSSSCWSSVLKNQATAKPPQQQSIQNGRGLVESCKSAHGVSVAVVDANAVIDGGEKLHSLADKFVSVPEVMEEIRDPVSRHKLSFLPFTIDTMEPTPEAINKVVKFARATGDLQTLSDVDLKLIALTYTLEAQIHGTQNLRESPPPVQTVNVPRLPEKDMPGWGSNVPNMEEWEALEHQAEDKSNSNSRILPLKDLNLNVVSQEGPSEDGSGEHKSETSSYIQQNLELGSSKPKKYQPKKKEINIEGKIMVAAGIDASQGQVDGDEGDWMPAVSRSTHRRFLRRKARRELYDTLSSNQDQQDLEENVDDVTEDAGASSQHIHQNNDGNHIQSGVSVNDQIIEENESNETLPALMKQMMLEGSPEVLDDEQNPGISKPCETDTVNGESNHLEHASQTSEVTDLSYADDDSSEQSWMVRSLSESSVACVTGDFAMQNVLLQMGLRLLAPGGSQIHQLHRWILMCHACRTVTADIGRIFCPKCGNGGTLRKVAVTVGENGIVMAARRPRVTLRGTKFSLPLPKGGRDAVTKNLILREDQLPQRVLYPKTKKANKKDDDIFASGSVFTHHTDKRAPFQPPIRKALAVFSGRRNPNDNHYSGSRHK, encoded by the exons ATGGAGGATCAACCTGCAACACCACCaccagcatcatcatcatcatcatcatgctgGAGCAGCGTGCTGAAGAATCAGGCAACTGCGAAGCCACCTCAGCAACAATCCATTCAGAATGGTCGAGGCTTGGTCGAGAGCTGCAAATCCGCCCATGGCGTTTCTGTGGCTGTTGTTGACGCCAACGCCGTCATTGACGGCGGCGAGAAGCTTCACAGCCTTGCCGACAAGTTTGTGTCTGTCCCTGAAGTCATGGAAGAAATCCGTGACCCTGTCTCGCGCCACAAACTTTCCTTCCTTCCCTTCACTATCGATACCATGGAGCCCACTCCTGAAGCTATCAACAAAG TTGTCAAGTTTGCTAGGGCTACTGGTGACCTGCAAACTCTTTCAGATGTTGATCTCAAACTCATAGCTTTGACTTACACTTTGGAGGCTCAAATCCACGGGACACAAAATCTCAGGGAAAGTCCACCTCCTGTTCAAACGGTGAACGTTCCGAGGTTGCCTGAGAAGGACATGCCTGGGTGGGGTTCTAATGTGCCTAATATGGAGGAGTGGGAAGCATTGGAGCATCAAGCTGAGGACAAGTCGAATTCCAATTCAAGGATCCTTCCTTTGAAGGACTTAAACCTGAATGTTGTTTCTCAAGAAGGTCCTTCAGAAGATGGTTCAGGGGAACATAAAAGCGAAACTTCCTCATATATTCAACAGAATCTTGAGTTAGGATCAAGTAAGCCTAAGAAATATCAACCTAAGAAAAAGGAGATAAATATTGAAGGGAAGATCATGGTGGCTGCTGGAATTGATGCATCTCAAGGACAAGTTGATGGCGACGAGGGTGATTGGATGCCTGCTGTCAGCCGAAGTACTCATAGGAGATTTCTACGAAGGAAAGCTAGACGTGAGTTGTATGACACATTATCCAGTAATCAAGATCAGCAAGATTTGGAAGAAAATGTCGATGATGTTACTGAAGATGCTGGAGCTTCGTCTCAGcacattcatcaaaataatGACGGAAACCATATTCAAAGTGGTGTTTCTGTGAATGATCAGATAATAGAAGAGAATGAAAGTAATGAAACGCTCCCTGCGCTTATGAAGCAAATGATGCTAGAAGGTTCACCTGAAGTTCTTGATGATGAACAAAACCCAGGTATCTCTAAACCTTGTGAGACAGATACAGTCAACGGCGAATCAAACCACCTGGAGCATGCAAGCCAGACTAGTGAAGTTACTGATTTGTCATATGCAGATGATGATAGTAGTGAACAAAGTTGGATGGTTCGATCATTATCTGAATCAAGTGTAGCCTGTGTAACAGGTGACTTTGCAATGCAAAATGTTCTTCTCCAAATGGGTTTGCGCTTGCTGGCGCCTGGAGGTTCACAGATACACCAGCTACACAG ATGGATACTCATGTGTCATGCCTGCCGCACTGTTACTGCTGATATTGGGAGGATTTTCTGTCCAAAATGTGGAAATGGTGGTACCCTACGTAAGGTAGCTGTTACTGTTGGTGAAAATGGTATAGTGATGGCAGCCCGTCGACCTCGAGTAACATTACGTGGTACAAAG TTTTCACTGCCTCTACCCAAAGGCGGCAGGGATGCAGTCACAAAGAACCTGATTCTCCGCGAAGATCAGCTTCCTCAACGGGTACTTTATCCTAAAACAAAGAAGGCTAACAAGAAG GATGATGACATTTTTGCATCAGGCAGTGTCTTCACCCACCACACAGATAAGCGAGCTCCTTTCCAGCCTCCCATAAGGAAAGCATTAGCAGTTTTTAGTGGCAGGAGAAATCCCAATGACAATCACTACTCCGGTTCAAGACACAAGTAG
- the LOC107463946 gene encoding histidine-containing phosphotransfer protein 4 encodes MERSQPRRQVAAMKQSLFDQGLLDEQFIQLEELSDDANPNFVEEIVTLYYRDSSRLISSIEQALKERHTLDFNKLDTLMHQFKGSSSSIGAKKVKAECTLFREYCRTGNAEGCMKTFQQLKKEYASLRKKLEAYFQLARQAGPMETACRPK; translated from the exons ATGGAGAGAAGCCAACCAAGGAGGCAAGTTGCTGCCATGAAACAATCCCTTTTTGATCAG GGATTATTGGATGAACAATTTATCCAGTTGGAAGAATTATCAGATGATGCTAATCCAAACTTTGTTGAAGAAATTGTCACCCTTTATTACCGTGATTCATCTCGCCTTATCTCAAGCATAGAGCAAGCACT GAAGGAGAGACACACATTGGATTTCAACAAACTGGACACACTTATGCATCAGTTCAAAGGAAGCAGTTCAAG CATCGGAGCCAAAAAGGTGAAAGCAGAGTGCACTCTCTTTAGGGAATATTGTAGGACAGGAAATGCTGAAGG ATGCATGAAGACCTTCCAACAATTGAAGAAAGAATATGCTTCACTTAGAAAGAAACTTGAAGCTTATTTTCAG ttggCTAGGCAAGCCGGACCCATGGAGACAGCATGTCGTCCAAAATAA